Genomic DNA from Corynebacterium diphtheriae:
CACGTCATCCGCAGCCTAGCTTCTTGACGTTGTCCCAGAAAGAAACACTGACGCGTTTTGCGAACATGGCGGAATAATCACAGCGAAGTTTCGTGATCAGGTCTAAATCATCAGCATGGACGGTCTCCAAGGCTATGCCACCGCCGCCGGCGAAGTCATTTTCAACACCACCCCAAGTCATAGACCCCGTTCCACGTTGTACGCCTAGCCGGTGACAAGCCCCGTGGGCGGCTTGAAAAACTGTTTGACTTCGACGATGACTACGCGCTGCTACAACAGACCTGGAACTACTACCAACAAGCAAGCAGCTAGGAAGGAGCATAAACAAGCGCTGCAAGGACATCCTCGCCTACATCCGACACAAAATCAATGCACTCTAAAACCGGAAGAGCCACTAAACGGGGGTATTTCGAAGGATTTTTCTCCGAACTTCACACCAAATCGCAAGAAAACCGGCCGTTTGGGCAGATTTGGTGTGAAGTGCCGTCTTTTTCGGGGGTGAGCGGGGGTGGCACACCCACCAACGCCAGCCAAACCATGGTTGTGAAAACGTCCCACTCCTCACAGAGCCACGCCGGAACCCCGGCGAACTAATCAATGCACTCTAAAACCGAAAAAGCCCGAATAACTCGCTTTCACCAATTTGGGATTATGTAGACCAACTTTTGGAAAAGAAGAATGTGGAAGGGTACGAATCAGAGCGTAATAAGGTTTAAGTTCTATATGTAAGGTGGGTGTGGGCATACATCTGAAGTGTATGCCCACACCCACCTTACATATAGGTTAGTCGATACTAGTTTTTACGACGCCAGCTGACCAACCCGAATCCAGCTAGAGTAAACAGGATTGCAGCAATCAGAAGTCCTAGAATGCTTGCACCAGTTTTAGCTAGCATATTCGAACCCTTGCCTGTCTTTTCTTGCGACTTATCAGCATTTGAAGGTACTGAAGTCGGTGCAACACTTGGTTGTGTACTTGGTTTTGGGCTCGGGTGAACATTTGATGAACCAGTGCCAGGTGCTGAACTACCATTACCGGAAATTAAACCGATAATGCCTGCTCCGATAACGGCTCCCGCGGCCCATATTTCCCATCCAGAGCTTTCTTTCAGAGAAGCCACAGAAACAGTTTGGGAAGCTGACTTGATATCCGTATGCGTAGCAACCTCAAAACCGCCATCGTCCCTGAGAGTTTCGAATACGACTAGATCTTTTCCAGCGAATCCTGGACCCAGGATAAATTCAAGCTCTACCTCACCATCAGTACCCTCTGCGGTGAATGTCTTTTGTGAGGTAATACCTGTGCCTTTCTGGGTTTCTTTATCCATCAGTTCGCCAGAAATAGTATAGGTATTTCCAGTCTTTAGGCCTTTATAAGTTACAACGTCAACAACTGTGCCACCATCAGCAGGTATAATCTTTCCTTTATTGACGTCGTCTTTATTGTAAGCCTGTGTGGAGATATTCTTTGGTGTATAGGCACTATCAACAACGATCGTTTGTGAGGCAGAATCAATATCTGCATGGCGCACTACATAAGGTGTGTCTTCTTTGATCTCTTTACCGTTAACCTCATAAATAGTTTCGAAAACAACGATAGACTTTCCTGCTAAGGATGTATCTACGTCGAACTTCATAATATGTTCGCCGTTGGCAGCTTCAGGCGTGAAGGTGTCGATCTTTACTACATCAAGAGATTCCTTAGTGGTCTTATCCATCAACTCGCCTTTAACACGGTACTGCTTACCTGGTACCAAGCCTTCATAGCGGATCGCATCTGCAATAGTTCCGCCAGTTGTTTCCAACGTGTTGTCCCAACGAGGAGCATCCGCATCATAAGCGTTTGTATTCAAAGTAACTTGACCATCGACAACAGTAATCACATTGTTGTCATCACCTTGGACCCGAGCTTCTAAAACAGCTTCCCCATCACGCTCACCAGCAGTCTTAACCTCACCCAACGTAACAACACCACGATAATCAACCTCAAACTCAAACGTAGTGATGACCTTCAACGGAGCAGGAGCAAAAGTTTCTTCCAACTTGTACTTACCAGCCGCAAGCTTCACCGTATGAGCATCATCCGCCTCCGTCACCCACTCAGCAGGAGTGTTATCCTGCAAATCCATAGCAACCTCAGGCTTCTTTGAAGACTCTGCATCACCCTTCAAAATACGAAGCTTCGCACCAACAACACCCGTACCGCCCAAGTCCACTTTCGAAATGAGAACCTCATGCTCCTTAGGCATCAACGGGGCTTTCCGGTCAATCATCTCAATAACGGGAAGTACCGACTTAGGATTAGTCCGTGTACCTACAAAATTTTGGAATTTATTATCGCTCGTTACATACAGAGGAGTCCTCATATCATCGGGGACTTTCTCGTCTCCTTCAGCATAGGCAATTAAGGCTTCGTAGGCTTCCTTTATTTTTGCATTTTCAGGGTCCAAAATTCCCGCAAAACCATGCGTATTCTCCGAATTACGTCCTTCTTTAGCTACTACTTCCTCTAATTCCTCAAGACCAAAAGAATCAGTAAAGTAATAAATAGCCATTTGAGTAATTGTACGGAAAGCGGTAGGAGTCAAGTCACCCTTGAATTTTTTGGAATCTTTTGGATGTCCAGCGTAAATTACACGTTGGATGGCATCACCGAATTTTTGGGGGTCTTTGATCCTTGGCTTCGTTGCGTGCTTAATCAAAGTCTCCGCGCCATACTGAGCTTTGAAAGTCGGAACAGTTTCCCACGAATTATAGGATGCACCGTAATCAGAAGAATCTAACGGTTGTTTTCGGCCAAGGTTAAAGCAATAAATAATCTCATCAGCGTTTGCCGATTTATTTTCATGATCACGATCGATATAATAGAACTTCCCGAAAGACGTTGTACCCCAAGAATAATCATAATGTTCAAAATCATTATAAGCTTTTAATGGCTTTGAATCTTCTGAAACAAACTTCTTGACTTCACTCCAATTCTCACCATTTTTGAGAAGTACTTTATCGTTTTTGACTTTGAATACTATATTCGAAGCTTTTCCGTAACCCTCTGGAGCTTTTTCTCAACTAGGGTATAAGTGCCTTCGCCCAAAGAGAGATCTTTAGCTGGACCAGTCGTCCACGTAGCTATTGCTTTCGTGGAATCAGGTACTTCTTCCTCAGCGTAGTCTCCGTTATATACAGCAAGTTCAGCACCTGGGAGTTCTTTACCGTTGTTCTCTTCAGTAAACTTACTGATCCTGATTTTCTTTTCAGAAAGCCCCCCCCTCGTTATCAACAGCGACAGCTCTCACGGAAGCAAACACCAACGACGCGATAATCACGACAAAAATGATCGAGCTTCGGAAGATGTCCCCTGAGCTTAATCTAAGGTCAAGCGGCAAATGAATCTTCATTTTCTCTCTTTCCATTTGTAGATCAACTGTCTAATCTTAACAGGCTATCTACATATAATTAGGAGAAATGAAAATCTCTAAGTAAAACTACCCCTTTTCGTGCTAATGTATCCGGATGAAAATAAAAATTAGCCCTACATTAAGAGTCAGTGTTAATTGCACTCTTCGCACTTAGTAAAGTCAAAAAACAACAGCAAGAATTATAGGGATAGACACGAGAATCTAATGGAGCCGGCGCGGTTGCCATTACATCCCATATATCTAAGCCCCGTAAGATGTGTAGTATTTAGCACATAAAGCTACTACGCCATCCGAAGAAAGCAACTGCCCCTGCTGCGATAACGGACATCACGATAGCAAAAACGCTGCGGTTACCCGATGGCCGCTTCTGTTCTTCATCGCTACCGGAGCCTTTTTCATTAGGTTCCCCATCATTGGCATGAGGAGCGGATTTCTGCTCCAGCTTTACCAAGTCTTGTCGCGCCTTATCCAATAGTTCTTCTATTTCCTCGAAGGTACGCGCCTTATCTACTTGCGCAGTAAAAGTAGTCGAGACTGATGGATACTTGCTGCTTATTACACGCTTTGCTTCATCTTGTGCCTTGCTAAAAGCTGCTGGTTGAGCCAGCGCTACACCGCGCTTAGTAAACGAAAAATCAGTTTCTTTGACATTGTTAAGGTCATCTTCTCCATAGGTGCGTCCATCGCGATCAATAGCGTAGACAAACGCGCCGCCTTTTTCTCCGCCTGCTGGCTACCAAGCTGCCACCTCCATTGCTTTAGATGAATCGACATCACCAATGGCGGTTTCAAAACGATTAACCGTATCATCTTCTTCAGGATGCGCGTACCCTGGCACAAATTGACAAGAGCTTAAGGTATTTCTAGAGGCATTCCACAATTGATCAATTTCTGCCCCACCGCTCTTATATGTTTGAGGAAATACATAGTCAACAAGCTCGGCGACCACACGAATTTGAGAACGTTCAACGTCATCAAAAGTATCGTAAATTAGGAATTTATAGCCGGAATCATCCTTCTTTTTCCCTTGGTTAACATCCGCTTTAGGGCCAAGAAGTTCCGACAGTGCCGCCATGATTTTCCGGATACGCCATACATCTTCTCGGCGCGAATGCCAGTTACGTTCTAGGCGTAAAACCTCCATGACCACATCTAAGCCATCAAGGTTATGCGCATCCACATATTCCTTCTTGATTTTTTCTGCAACCTGCCGATAACCTTTAGCGTCAGCTTTCGCCCCTACCGCCCGCAAAGAGGCAGTTTCTTTTAAGAGCTCCGTAGCAGAAATAGTACGGACAACTCGTGTACCACGTCGTTGCAACTCAGGGTGATATACCTCATCAAAGGTTTTCCAAAATTCGGCGTCACTTTGATAATGGTCATTACCGGCATGAAAAAGAGAAACCATGTTGACATGTTTAGGGATATCAGTCAACGCAATTTTATTTGCTCTATTTGGTTTATCCGCCTATAACCATCGAGGTTGCCACAGCCAAGGACGCAGCATAACGGCAAATTTTCACTAGTTCTCCTTAAAATCAGTGAAAATAATAATAAATTCGCCTACATCGGTGCGATGGTGTGCTTCTTAGGCAGATCGTGAACGTCCTTAGTCTCCAGCTGACGCAGGGCACGTCGCAACGCAATGCGCGTCTCGTGCGGCTGAATCATGGCGTCAATGTAGCCGCGCTCTGCCGCAACATAAGGCGACGTCATATTTTCGTCATAGAAGTCCATGAACAGCTTCTTCATCATGGCGCGCTGCGCAGGATCTTCCACAGCAGCCAACTGCTTACCCTGAATCATCACCGAAGCGGCAGCAGCACCCATTACTGCGATCTGGGCAGTAGGCCACGCCAAGTTGATATCACCGGAAAGGTTCTTAGACCCCATCACCGCATAAGCTCCGCCATAAGCCTTACGCACGATAAGAGAAATTTTCGGCACAGTGGCCTCTACCAGCGCGAAGGCCAGCTTTGCGCCACGGTGAATCAAACCAACCTTTTCTTGTTCCACACCAGGAAGATAACCAGGGGTGTCCACAACGAAGAGGATTGGGATGTTGTAAGCGTCGCAAATGCGGATAAAGCGAGCCGCCTTATCGGCCGCATCGGCGTCGATACACCCTGCGTATTCCAGCGGTTGGTTAGCAACCACACCCACGCTGCGGCCGTCGATACGCGAGAAGCCCACAATGATGTTGGGGGCAAAGTTCGGCTGAATCTCAAGGAAATCATCCTCGTCGAAGATCAACTTGAGCAGCGAATGCATATCATAGCCAGCATTGGTGTCATCCGGCATGAAAGTATCCAAGCTGTGATCCGCCGCCATGATGTCCTCATCCGAGGGCGCCCAATACTCAGGGTTAGGATCATTGCAGGTAAGCGGCAAATGCTGCAGCAAATCATGCACATAGTTAAAGGCATCATCCTCATCGGCAGCCACATACGACACGTTGCCGTTGAGTTCCTGCTGACGCGCAGAACCCAGATCATGAGAAGTGATGTCTTCACCCGTGACTTCCTTAATCACAGCAGGGCCAGTGACATACATTTCCGCGCGACCATCCACAGCCACCACAAAATCAGTGGTCACAGGAGCATATACAGCACCGCCGGCAGACTTACCCATCATGATGGAAATCTGCGGGCTACGGCCACTCAATGGCAACTGACGACGCGAAATCTCAGAGTACATAGCCAGCGAAGTAACAGCGTCCTGGATACGAGCACCACCAGAATCCTGGATACCAATCACAGGGCATCCAATCTTGATGGCCATATCCATGACCTCACATACCTTGCGGCCAAACGTCTCGCCCACCGAACCACCGTAGACGGTCTTGTCATGGGCATAGATGGCCACGGGACGGCCGTCGATACGACCATAGCCAGTAACAACACCGTCACCGTAAGGGGCGTCGGGCTCACCTGGAGTACGACCTAAAGCACCGATTTCTACGAAAGAGCCAGCATCTAGAAGACGGTTAATACGCTGGCGGGGGGTTGTAAAACCAGCCTCGTCGCGCTTAGCCCGCGCCCGCTCACTACCTGGATCCTGCGCCTTTTCTAGGCGCGCCCGAAGGTCAGCGAGCTTTTCCGCAGTCGTACTCACAGTCCAATCTCCTACTTACCCTGTAGCTGTTCAATCCTGTTGGTGAGCGCCACACCAACCTTACCGATCTCCGGCTCATCCACCACTGCTAGGTGGTCGCCAGATAGTTGGATGATCACCAAATCTTCAACGATAGCCGACCATCCGCCATCAGGCTCAATCTCAGCGTACGCGGGTTCCAGCTCAATAGCCCCATCATGCATACGCTCAGCACGGAACAACATCACCGGAATCTTCACATTTGCCCAGCGCTGCATGTCCATACGATCCAAAATGCGGTTGTCTACAAAGGAAGCACGCTGGTGCTCCAGCACACCCGCCGACAAACCGTGCTCTGTAGCATCAGTGGTGGACAAGAACTCCGCCATCATCGCCAATAGCGCATCTTCACCAGCGGTTTCCAGCAGCTCATAGGGCACTGGGAAATCAAGACCATAGGTCTTCTTAGCAAACGCCGAGTAGCGCTCCCAACGCTTAACCGTTTCTTTCTTAGTATCCGGCGCCAAATGCGCAGGCTGCACGGTGTCCAGCAAAGCAATCGTTGCGATCTCCACGTCGGAATCCTGCAGCTGGTAAGCCACCTCATAAGCCAACGCGCCACCGAAGCTCCAACCGCCCAAAATGATGGGCAGGCCATCGGAGTACTGCTTGATCTCATCAAGGTAAGCTGCGGCGCGTTCCTCTAACGAGCCTTCACGACGCTCCACACCGTAGACAGGAACGTCCGCAGGCAACCGACGCATCAGCGGCTGGTACACCACAGAACTACCGCCGGCTGGGTGGAACATGAACACAGCTGGTTGCGTGGAGCCCTCAGGGCGGGCACGCAGCACACGGATGTTGCCCTCCACATCGGTTTCTAATCCCTCGCGCACAATGTTGGCCAAAGGTTCAAGCGTTTCCGCCTGCTGCACCTGCTCCGCAGACATCGCAACACCGGCACGCTCTGTGAGGCGCTCTGCGATTTCTCGAGCCTGCTCCTCAGTGATCTCCGGCAAAGTGCTGGTCACCCCGGCTGCCGCAGCCCCTGTAATACCGGCCCATGTAGCAAAGACCAAACGTTCGGAAGCATCACGTGGCGCCACGCCCACCTCATGGGATTCCGCGGCGGTAGCAGTGTGCTCGATAGCGATTTCAGTTTCGATGGGCTGGGCTGCGCCACGGTCGGCAACGAGTTCCTCCAGAAGAGCAACCACGTCTGCAACAGAAGCATCGCGCAGGGTTTGTACCTGCAGCGGCGGAATCTGGAAGTCATGCTCCACACGGTTCTTAATGCGCATGCCCATCAGGGAGTCCAAGCCCAGATCGATCAGTGGCAGCTCGCGGGGAAGATCCGCAACGTCATAGCCCATGGCCTCAGAAACGATAGCGCGCAGGCGCTCCTCCACAGTCTCCGTGGCGGGATCCCACAACAGGTTATCGGGCACCTCCGGGGCTTCTACCTCAACTACTGTGCCTACCACCGAATCAGGAGCAACCTCAGCGGCTGGGGGATGCGGGGCACTAAGCGTGGTGGCAAATGCCTCGGCGATCTGCTGGGTTTGGCCGTCAATCACGCGGTAAACCACCACTGCCACACCGCCAACATTCGGGGTAGCAACAGTGGTCAGCTCACCGGTTGCGGGCAGCGTTGCGGTTTCAGAAATCG
This window encodes:
- a CDS encoding SpaA isopeptide-forming pilin-related protein, whose amino-acid sequence is MITRGGLSEKKIRISKFTEENNGKELPGAELAVYNGDYAEEEVPDSTKAIATWTTGPAKDLSLGEGTYTLVEKKLQRVTEKLRI
- a CDS encoding acyl-CoA carboxylase subunit beta, translating into MSTTAEKLADLRARLEKAQDPGSERARAKRDEAGFTTPRQRINRLLDAGSFVEIGALGRTPGEPDAPYGDGVVTGYGRIDGRPVAIYAHDKTVYGGSVGETFGRKVCEVMDMAIKIGCPVIGIQDSGGARIQDAVTSLAMYSEISRRQLPLSGRSPQISIMMGKSAGGAVYAPVTTDFVVAVDGRAEMYVTGPAVIKEVTGEDITSHDLGSARQQELNGNVSYVAADEDDAFNYVHDLLQHLPLTCNDPNPEYWAPSDEDIMAADHSLDTFMPDDTNAGYDMHSLLKLIFDEDDFLEIQPNFAPNIIVGFSRIDGRSVGVVANQPLEYAGCIDADAADKAARFIRICDAYNIPILFVVDTPGYLPGVEQEKVGLIHRGAKLAFALVEATVPKISLIVRKAYGGAYAVMGSKNLSGDINLAWPTAQIAVMGAAAASVMIQGKQLAAVEDPAQRAMMKKLFMDFYDENMTSPYVAAERGYIDAMIQPHETRIALRRALRQLETKDVHDLPKKHTIAPM
- a CDS encoding EndoS/ChiA family endoglycosidase, with the protein product MVSLFHAGNDHYQSDAEFWKTFDEVYHPELQRRGTRVVRTISATELLKETASLRAVGAKADAKGYRQVAEKIKKEYVDAHNLDGLDVVMEVLRLERNWHSRREDVWRIRKIMAALSELLGPKADVNQGKKKDDSGYKFLIYDTFDDVERSQIRVVAELVDYVFPQTYKSGGAEIDQLWNASRNTLSSCQFVPGYAHPEEDDTVNRFETAIGDVDSSKAMEVAAW
- a CDS encoding VaFE repeat-containing surface-anchored protein produces the protein MVFKVKNDKVLLKNGENWSEVKKFVSEDSKPLKAYNDFEHYDYSWGTTSFGKFYYIDRDHENKSANADEIIYCFNLGRKQPLDSSDYGASYNSWETVPTFKAQYGAETLIKHATKPRIKDPQKFGDAIQRVIYAGHPKDSKKFKGDLTPTAFRTITQMAIYYFTDSFGLEELEEVVAKEGRNSENTHGFAGILDPENAKIKEAYEALIAYAEGDEKVPDDMRTPLYVTSDNKFQNFVGTRTNPKSVLPVIEMIDRKAPLMPKEHEVLISKVDLGGTGVVGAKLRILKGDAESSKKPEVAMDLQDNTPAEWVTEADDAHTVKLAAGKYKLEETFAPAPLKVITTFEFEVDYRGVVTLGEVKTAGERDGEAVLEARVQGDDNNVITVVDGQVTLNTNAYDADAPRWDNTLETTGGTIADAIRYEGLVPGKQYRVKGELMDKTTKESLDVVKIDTFTPEAANGEHIMKFDVDTSLAGKSIVVFETIYEVNGKEIKEDTPYVVRHADIDSASQTIVVDSAYTPKNISTQAYNKDDVNKGKIIPADGGTVVDVVTYKGLKTGNTYTISGELMDKETQKGTGITSQKTFTAEGTDGEVELEFILGPGFAGKDLVVFETLRDDGGFEVATHTDIKSASQTVSVASLKESSGWEIWAAGAVIGAGIIGLISGNGSSAPGTGSSNVHPSPKPSTQPSVAPTSVPSNADKSQEKTGKGSNMLAKTGASILGLLIAAILFTLAGFGLVSWRRKN